Proteins from a genomic interval of Treponema brennaborense DSM 12168:
- a CDS encoding radical SAM protein, producing the protein MVGTQLYGFSKIGAMLDMLKTPSMKKLSLRELLAMNYVANASKLTRVGDRVYMNTFTPYFPSPAFDRYVDGVMKTAHGVPTPIMMNFAVTADCICNCWHCSFADRIKKNKLSMEELKDAIRQMQDLGTSMIGFTGGEPLLRKDMPEILSLVGDKSMSLMFSTGFGLTRERVRELKSAGLGIPVVSLDHYNPEIHDKRRGKEGMHATAIRAIEMYQAEGMYVAVSFVPDRSLIADREELYKTLEFFKSLGVNDMRLTSPILSGHLNDHPEEKLSADNVKTVQEVQKFLIKHEGYPACFAYDVFESSEFYGCGAGFHFVFIDSSGNVCPCDFCSISLGNIRERPIRDIWQDFSRTFRAPGCKCYANVISNAITARNVTVRPLSVADSKSVIAECPPFNTQTVPKFYAKMGFPKDKLTERP; encoded by the coding sequence ATGGTTGGTACCCAGTTGTACGGATTCAGCAAGATCGGAGCGATGCTCGACATGCTGAAAACGCCGTCGATGAAAAAACTTTCACTGCGGGAATTACTTGCGATGAACTACGTTGCAAACGCAAGCAAGCTGACCCGCGTCGGTGACCGGGTGTATATGAATACGTTCACGCCGTATTTTCCGTCTCCGGCTTTCGATCGATACGTCGATGGAGTCATGAAAACGGCTCACGGTGTTCCGACGCCGATCATGATGAATTTTGCGGTTACCGCCGACTGTATCTGTAATTGCTGGCATTGTTCGTTTGCAGACCGTATCAAAAAGAATAAACTTTCAATGGAAGAATTAAAAGACGCTATCCGTCAAATGCAGGATTTGGGTACCAGCATGATAGGTTTTACCGGCGGAGAGCCGCTGCTGCGCAAAGATATGCCTGAAATACTGTCTTTAGTGGGCGATAAATCCATGTCGCTGATGTTTTCCACTGGATTCGGTCTGACGAGGGAACGGGTGCGTGAATTGAAATCCGCCGGACTGGGAATTCCCGTTGTCAGTTTGGATCATTATAATCCCGAAATTCACGATAAACGCCGCGGTAAAGAAGGTATGCACGCAACTGCAATCCGTGCGATAGAAATGTATCAGGCTGAAGGTATGTACGTAGCGGTTTCGTTCGTGCCCGACCGCAGTCTGATTGCCGACCGTGAAGAACTGTATAAAACGTTGGAATTTTTCAAATCGCTCGGCGTAAACGATATGCGCCTGACGTCTCCCATTTTGAGCGGACATTTGAACGATCATCCGGAAGAAAAACTTTCGGCCGACAACGTGAAAACGGTTCAGGAAGTTCAGAAATTCCTGATAAAACATGAAGGCTATCCGGCGTGTTTTGCGTACGACGTGTTTGAAAGCAGTGAATTTTACGGCTGCGGCGCGGGTTTCCATTTCGTATTCATCGATTCGTCCGGAAACGTGTGCCCGTGCGATTTTTGTTCGATTTCACTCGGCAACATCCGCGAGCGGCCTATCCGCGATATTTGGCAGGATTTTTCGCGGACGTTCCGCGCGCCCGGCTGCAAATGCTACGCGAACGTTATCAGCAACGCGATCACTGCACGCAACGTAACGGTACGGCCGCTTTCCGTTGCGGATTCCAAATCCGTTATCGCCGAATGCCCGCCGTTCAATACGCAAACGGTTCCCAAATTTTACGCGAAAATGGGATTCCCGAAAGACAAACTGACGGAACGTCCGTAA
- the pyrF gene encoding orotidine-5'-phosphate decarboxylase: protein MNNHAMSRLQEAGLRNGPLCVGLDTDPSYLPNSVLTAFDSPAQAVLAYNKAIVSRIAEGSASGGLAACCKVQIAYYEAMGLAGLASYAETLKAVRRAGMPVIADVKRGDIADTARAYARAHFSGDFEADIITVNPYMGFDTLVSFTDFARPENGAKGIFVLLRTSNPGMTDIEKLPLAAAHGIPAGSTVLDRVGAELASIGRAFSEVYPDARCSPVGAVVGCTEESDARSLRDAYPDVYFLIPGYGAQGGAARAAATLLNKAGGTVNSSRGILTAWKKSEALAAKRDAGTLTLNDIADAAAEAAAAAKTDLCNAQKLLRG, encoded by the coding sequence ATGAACAATCACGCTATGTCGCGCCTGCAGGAAGCAGGCTTACGGAACGGACCGCTGTGTGTGGGACTGGACACGGATCCGTCTTATCTGCCGAATTCGGTGCTCACCGCGTTCGATTCGCCCGCGCAGGCAGTGCTCGCGTACAATAAAGCCATCGTTTCCCGGATCGCCGAAGGCAGCGCGTCGGGAGGACTGGCTGCGTGCTGTAAAGTACAGATCGCCTATTACGAGGCGATGGGGCTCGCCGGCCTCGCGTCGTACGCGGAAACGCTTAAAGCCGTCCGCCGCGCGGGAATGCCGGTTATCGCCGACGTAAAACGGGGCGACATAGCCGACACCGCGCGCGCCTACGCCCGCGCGCATTTTTCCGGCGATTTTGAAGCCGATATCATCACGGTGAATCCGTACATGGGATTTGACACGCTCGTTTCCTTTACGGATTTTGCCCGTCCGGAAAACGGCGCCAAAGGAATTTTCGTCCTGCTGCGCACGTCGAATCCCGGTATGACCGATATAGAAAAACTGCCGCTTGCTGCGGCACACGGCATCCCCGCCGGCAGCACGGTGCTCGACCGGGTCGGCGCGGAATTAGCGTCTATCGGACGCGCTTTTTCCGAGGTATACCCGGACGCACGCTGTTCGCCGGTGGGCGCCGTTGTCGGCTGCACGGAAGAATCCGACGCGCGATCTCTGCGCGATGCGTATCCCGACGTATACTTTCTGATTCCCGGCTACGGCGCGCAAGGCGGCGCGGCGCGGGCAGCGGCGACGCTGCTCAACAAAGCCGGCGGAACGGTCAACTCGTCGCGCGGCATTCTTACCGCGTGGAAAAAATCCGAAGCGCTCGCAGCGAAACGCGACGCCGGTACGCTCACGCTCAACGATATAGCCGACGCGGCGGCGGAAGCGGCGGCGGCGGCAAAAACGGATCTGTGCAACGCGCAGAAACTGCTGCGCGGTTAA
- a CDS encoding methyl-accepting chemotaxis protein, which produces MSMLRQLKITARIVVCFTVVSAFALALGIISISTATSIQKKYQEAHSQTIRLSSLLQALLIDSAELRQAYPKIVLSVTYGEDVSEMTNRLDTAASDAKRNFDQFETISVSAASRTLLDTARQAFSAYIETGNTWCEKIEKNADRRIVFGSEYAALSAIATQYNKSLTELSTALDADILAAQQQLTALVSQKILFTVVLMAAVVAFSVVIGYLLSQSIIRPVNTVHTGLSLMSTGNLIMKELSAKDRQKVTEGKDAVAGMGKALNVLLESLTDIVRAIHSGAINVAGNSTQISKNSQTLSTGASEQAASIEELSATMDEMASNVRQTDMNAQKTGEIAKKTAEDGRISGEAVKQTVSAMQQIAAKITIIESIASQTNLLALNAAIEAARAGEAGKGFAVVASEVRKLAERSQTASKEISELSQQSVAVAEKSGELMEQVVPNIESTAELVQEIVSACSEQDKGIQQINAAISQLDSVVEENASESVALADMAQQLESHAATLLTTIRHFKFDRDADNSESEVIRQLQSDTGLNFEEL; this is translated from the coding sequence ATGAGTATGTTACGCCAATTAAAAATAACGGCACGCATCGTCGTTTGTTTTACCGTTGTATCCGCGTTCGCGCTTGCACTCGGTATCATTTCCATCTCGACGGCAACGTCGATCCAAAAAAAGTATCAGGAAGCGCATTCGCAGACGATACGGCTCAGCAGTCTGCTACAAGCGCTGCTGATAGATTCGGCGGAACTTCGTCAGGCATATCCGAAAATCGTACTGTCGGTCACCTACGGTGAAGACGTTTCCGAAATGACGAACCGATTGGATACGGCGGCCAGCGACGCGAAACGGAATTTTGACCAATTTGAAACGATTTCAGTAAGCGCTGCGTCGCGAACGCTACTCGATACAGCACGCCAAGCGTTTTCCGCATACATCGAAACCGGAAACACGTGGTGCGAAAAAATAGAAAAAAACGCCGATCGCCGCATCGTTTTCGGCAGCGAATACGCTGCATTGTCCGCCATTGCGACGCAATACAATAAAAGTCTCACCGAATTAAGCACGGCGCTCGACGCCGACATACTTGCCGCCCAGCAGCAACTGACCGCGCTCGTTTCACAAAAAATCCTGTTTACCGTCGTATTGATGGCCGCCGTCGTCGCGTTTTCCGTTGTAATCGGCTACCTGCTTTCACAGTCGATCATTCGGCCGGTTAACACGGTGCATACGGGACTTTCCCTTATGTCGACCGGTAATCTTATCATGAAAGAGCTGTCAGCCAAAGACCGACAGAAAGTTACCGAAGGCAAAGATGCCGTCGCCGGCATGGGAAAAGCATTGAACGTCCTGCTCGAATCGCTCACGGACATTGTCCGCGCGATACACAGCGGCGCAATCAACGTGGCCGGCAACAGCACGCAGATAAGCAAAAACAGTCAAACGCTGAGTACCGGCGCGTCGGAACAGGCCGCCTCAATAGAAGAACTTTCGGCAACGATGGATGAAATGGCCTCGAACGTACGCCAGACCGATATGAATGCTCAGAAAACCGGCGAGATTGCAAAGAAAACGGCGGAAGACGGACGCATATCCGGTGAAGCCGTCAAGCAGACCGTTTCCGCCATGCAGCAGATCGCGGCAAAAATCACGATTATTGAAAGCATCGCGAGCCAGACGAATCTGCTGGCGCTGAACGCAGCCATAGAAGCGGCGCGTGCGGGAGAAGCGGGAAAAGGATTCGCCGTAGTTGCGAGCGAAGTCCGAAAACTCGCCGAACGCAGCCAAACCGCAAGCAAGGAAATCAGCGAACTGTCTCAGCAGAGCGTCGCCGTTGCCGAAAAATCAGGCGAACTCATGGAACAAGTCGTCCCGAACATAGAATCCACCGCGGAACTCGTACAGGAAATCGTCAGCGCGTGCAGCGAGCAGGATAAAGGTATTCAACAGATAAACGCCGCCATTTCACAACTGGACAGCGTCGTTGAAGAAAACGCATCGGAATCCGTCGCGCTCGCCGATATGGCGCAACAGCTTGAATCCCACGCGGCGACGCTGCTGACGACGATCAGACATTTCAAATTTGACCGGGATGCGGATAATTCCGAATCGGAGGTCATCCGGCAACTGCAATCCGATACCGGACTCAATTTTGAAGAACTTTAA
- a CDS encoding mechanosensitive ion channel family protein produces MLDILREFFTPDILNKLLTTAVGVGIFFLVYVITQKFIKKVSSKKLKPRTVSVLSKVVKYTFYVLVVVYVLGIFDIKFTALFGAAGIAGIAIGFAAQTSFSNIISGFFILTEHSLKIGDYITVDSVSGTVDSIDMLSVKIKTPDNQMVRIPNETILKTNLQNTSFYPTRRLNVRVSVSYKENLQRVYDVLASVPAKCPLVLTDPAPIIYYDGFGNSGIDIVLGVWLKNENFIAVKNQTYIAVKETFDENGLEIPFPQMDVHVSQ; encoded by the coding sequence ATGCTGGACATACTGCGGGAATTTTTTACGCCGGACATACTCAACAAACTGCTGACAACCGCCGTCGGCGTCGGTATTTTTTTTCTCGTATACGTAATCACACAGAAGTTTATCAAAAAAGTTTCCTCAAAAAAACTCAAACCGCGCACCGTTTCCGTTTTGTCCAAAGTCGTTAAATATACGTTTTACGTACTCGTCGTCGTATACGTACTCGGCATCTTCGATATAAAATTTACCGCCCTGTTCGGTGCGGCGGGAATCGCCGGCATTGCCATCGGTTTTGCGGCGCAGACGTCTTTCAGCAACATCATCAGCGGTTTTTTCATACTGACCGAACATTCGCTTAAAATCGGAGATTACATCACCGTCGACAGCGTGTCGGGAACGGTCGACTCGATCGACATGCTCTCCGTCAAAATCAAAACGCCTGACAACCAAATGGTACGCATTCCGAACGAAACCATTCTGAAAACGAATCTGCAAAACACGTCGTTCTATCCGACGAGGAGACTGAACGTGCGCGTTTCGGTTTCATACAAGGAAAACTTGCAGCGCGTATACGACGTGCTCGCGAGCGTCCCGGCAAAATGCCCGCTCGTGCTCACGGATCCTGCACCGATCATATACTACGACGGATTCGGCAATTCGGGAATCGATATCGTTTTGGGCGTGTGGCTTAAAAACGAAAACTTTATCGCTGTAAAAAACCAGACGTATATCGCCGTCAAGGAAACGTTCGACGAAAACGGACTTGAAATCCCGTTTCCGCAGATGGACGTGCACGTGAGTCAATAA
- the nth gene encoding endonuclease III, whose translation MNGSHAADKSAHARTHSEKPFRLLPPERIEELFERFKAANPEPKTELAAPNPYTLLVSVVLSAQATDKSVNKATAALYAAADTPQKMLDLGEETLISYIKSIGLYRSKAKHIMELSRILAAEYGGGIPRTREELQKLPGVGRKTANVILNVVYGEPTMPVDTHLLRISPRLGLSDGTTPEAVEKDLVARIPARYMQHAHHWLILHGRYVCTARNPQCAECPVGDICMRNNVAQEE comes from the coding sequence ATGAACGGTTCACACGCAGCGGACAAATCCGCACACGCACGGACACATTCGGAGAAACCTTTCAGGCTGCTTCCGCCGGAACGCATTGAGGAACTCTTCGAGCGTTTTAAGGCGGCGAATCCTGAACCGAAAACGGAACTCGCCGCGCCGAATCCGTACACGCTGCTCGTTTCCGTAGTGCTTTCGGCCCAGGCAACGGACAAAAGCGTCAACAAGGCGACCGCCGCGCTGTATGCGGCAGCCGACACACCGCAAAAAATGCTCGACCTCGGGGAAGAAACGCTCATTTCCTACATAAAATCGATCGGTTTATACCGTTCCAAAGCAAAACATATCATGGAACTGAGCCGCATATTGGCGGCGGAGTACGGCGGCGGCATTCCCCGTACCAGAGAAGAACTGCAAAAACTGCCCGGCGTCGGACGTAAAACGGCGAACGTCATTCTGAACGTCGTTTACGGTGAACCGACGATGCCGGTTGACACGCATCTGCTCAGAATAAGTCCGAGACTCGGCTTGTCGGACGGAACGACGCCCGAAGCCGTAGAAAAAGATTTAGTCGCGCGGATTCCCGCACGATATATGCAGCACGCGCATCATTGGCTCATTCTGCACGGCAGATACGTTTGCACCGCCCGAAATCCGCAGTGTGCCGAATGTCCGGTCGGTGATATCTGTATGCGCAATAACGTTGCGCAGGAGGAATGA
- a CDS encoding isoamylase early set domain-containing protein, which translates to MALYKTYMKTQKICKVKFELSAEAAAGAERVWLAGDFNSWSSVDTPMKKQKDGSFSVTVPLETGCEYQFRYLLDGKRWENDWAADKYVPAPFSNTDNSVVIV; encoded by the coding sequence ATGGCTTTGTATAAAACGTATATGAAGACTCAGAAAATTTGCAAGGTTAAATTCGAACTTTCGGCTGAAGCTGCCGCCGGTGCGGAACGCGTTTGGCTCGCAGGTGATTTCAATAGCTGGAGCAGTGTGGATACTCCCATGAAAAAGCAGAAAGACGGCAGTTTTTCCGTAACCGTTCCGCTGGAAACGGGCTGCGAATATCAGTTCCGCTATCTGCTCGACGGTAAACGGTGGGAAAACGACTGGGCGGCGGATAAATACGTACCGGCACCCTTTTCAAATACGGACAACAGCGTCGTTATCGTCTGA
- a CDS encoding dihydroorotate dehydrogenase, whose protein sequence is MACSESHPVYTHAAVTAASNVASGVRKLTVSYSVPDGVSPIRPGQFFMLKAEPSGTLLCRPISVYHAETVTPDTAAVEFLILKKGTGTGELCTLEAGGAVTLIGPVGNSFPQPERGPVCIVGGGIGVAPVAGFAESLEKETYDFYACFKTGSYGLERISARTLTVTTDDGSRGVKGMLPAVLTVRTLREKNYGAVYACGPEPMLAYVRDICAEADVPCYLSMEARMACGMGACLGCTIATTEGNKRCCADGPVFPGSIVRFPLPQEATRRGSCTDGAEPDLSVTIAGVRFANPVIAASGTFGYGGEYGELADVQSLGGICSKGLTLEGRPGNSGVRLHETPAGVINSIGLENPGIPHFIAHELPQMLALKPVAIANLSGSSIETYVKGAQLLAGTDVPMIELNISCPNVKAGGMAFGLDPCSAADVTAAVRKAAPRTPLIVKLSPNAPDVVAVAHAVRTAGADAISLINTVQAIAIDIEKARPVFANVRAGLSGPAVKPLALRLVYDLVQSMNRLPQRERIPVIGLGGIATWQDAVEFIMAGASAVQVGTATFADPLCMKHIIEGIGNFMRRKGYRSLDELRGAAQTE, encoded by the coding sequence ATGGCCTGTTCAGAATCGCATCCCGTATACACGCACGCGGCGGTAACCGCGGCGTCAAACGTCGCAAGCGGCGTCCGTAAACTGACCGTGTCGTATTCGGTTCCCGACGGCGTTTCACCGATACGCCCCGGGCAGTTTTTCATGCTTAAAGCCGAACCGTCCGGCACGCTGCTGTGCCGTCCTATCAGCGTCTATCACGCGGAAACCGTTACTCCGGACACCGCCGCCGTTGAATTCCTGATTTTGAAAAAAGGAACCGGTACCGGCGAATTATGCACGCTTGAAGCGGGCGGCGCGGTTACGCTCATCGGCCCCGTCGGCAATTCGTTTCCGCAGCCGGAACGCGGTCCCGTATGTATCGTCGGCGGCGGAATCGGCGTCGCGCCGGTAGCCGGATTTGCCGAATCGCTCGAAAAGGAAACGTACGACTTTTACGCCTGTTTCAAAACCGGTTCGTACGGACTTGAAAGAATCAGCGCGCGCACGCTCACCGTAACCACCGACGACGGTTCCCGCGGCGTTAAAGGAATGCTTCCGGCCGTTTTAACGGTGCGGACCCTGCGGGAAAAAAACTACGGCGCCGTGTACGCCTGCGGGCCGGAACCGATGCTCGCTTACGTCCGCGATATCTGCGCCGAAGCGGACGTTCCGTGTTATTTGAGTATGGAAGCCCGCATGGCGTGCGGAATGGGTGCGTGTTTGGGCTGCACGATCGCGACGACCGAAGGCAACAAACGCTGCTGCGCAGACGGCCCGGTCTTTCCGGGAAGCATCGTACGGTTTCCGCTGCCGCAGGAAGCAACGCGGCGCGGCAGCTGCACCGACGGCGCGGAACCGGATCTGTCGGTAACGATCGCGGGAGTCCGTTTTGCGAATCCGGTCATCGCCGCCTCCGGCACGTTCGGATACGGCGGCGAATACGGAGAACTTGCGGACGTGCAGTCGCTCGGCGGCATCTGTTCAAAAGGATTGACGCTTGAAGGCCGTCCCGGCAATTCCGGCGTCAGGCTGCACGAGACGCCGGCGGGCGTCATCAACTCGATCGGCCTTGAAAATCCCGGCATTCCGCATTTTATCGCGCACGAACTGCCGCAAATGCTGGCCCTCAAACCCGTCGCAATCGCCAATTTATCCGGTTCGTCGATCGAAACTTACGTCAAAGGCGCGCAGCTGCTTGCCGGCACGGACGTACCGATGATCGAACTCAACATTTCGTGTCCGAACGTAAAAGCCGGCGGCATGGCGTTCGGTCTCGACCCGTGCAGTGCGGCGGACGTAACCGCCGCCGTGCGCAAAGCTGCGCCGCGCACACCGCTTATCGTCAAATTGTCACCCAACGCGCCCGACGTCGTCGCCGTAGCGCACGCCGTGCGCACGGCGGGTGCAGACGCAATCAGCCTGATCAATACGGTACAGGCGATTGCCATCGACATAGAAAAGGCCCGCCCGGTCTTCGCGAACGTCAGGGCTGGACTTTCAGGTCCCGCGGTAAAACCGCTCGCGCTCCGCCTTGTATACGATCTGGTTCAGTCAATGAACCGCCTTCCGCAGCGGGAACGTATTCCGGTAATAGGTTTGGGAGGAATCGCAACGTGGCAGGATGCGGTGGAATTCATCATGGCGGGCGCAAGTGCCGTTCAAGTGGGAACGGCGACTTTTGCAGATCCGCTGTGTATGAAGCATATAATTGAAGGAATCGGAAATTTTATGCGCCGCAAAGGATACCGTTCGCTGGACGAACTGCGCGGCGCGGCTCAAACGGAATGA
- the metK gene encoding methionine adenosyltransferase produces the protein MTRNSYFFTSESVGEGHPDKLCDQISDAVLDACLQDDPDSHVACETFASTALVLIGGEITTRTFVDVQEVARKIAAEIGYTDSAYGLDCNSMAVLNMIHAQSPDINQGVAGNGLAEFKGLQGAGDQGMMFGFACTETPELMPAPITYAHSLLRKATALRKGGVLPWLRPDAKSQVTIEYDGHKPVRIDTVVISHQHDPEIAYETIKESLIEEIIKPVLEPTGLIDAKTKFFINPTGRFVIGGPFGDTGLTGRKIIVDTYGGMGRHGGGCFSGKDPSKVDRSAAYMARYVAKNIVAAGLAERCEIQLAYAIGVPYPVSVMVDTFGTGAVPDQMIAAAIPDVFDCTPAGIVKTLDLKRPIYRETAAYGHFGRSEFSWEKTDKADQLKKTVRS, from the coding sequence ATGACTCGGAACTCATACTTTTTTACTTCTGAATCCGTCGGGGAAGGACACCCCGATAAATTATGCGATCAGATTTCGGACGCAGTGCTCGACGCCTGCCTGCAGGACGATCCGGACAGCCACGTGGCTTGCGAAACGTTCGCTTCCACCGCGCTGGTGCTTATCGGCGGTGAAATCACGACCCGAACGTTCGTCGACGTACAGGAAGTTGCCCGCAAAATTGCGGCTGAAATCGGATACACCGATTCCGCTTACGGACTCGACTGCAATTCTATGGCCGTTCTCAACATGATTCACGCCCAGTCGCCCGATATCAATCAGGGCGTCGCCGGAAACGGACTTGCGGAATTCAAGGGATTACAGGGAGCCGGCGATCAAGGGATGATGTTCGGATTCGCCTGCACGGAAACGCCGGAACTGATGCCCGCACCCATTACGTACGCGCACTCGCTGCTGCGCAAAGCGACGGCATTGCGCAAAGGCGGCGTGCTGCCGTGGCTCCGCCCCGACGCAAAAAGTCAAGTTACGATCGAGTACGACGGACACAAACCCGTCCGCATCGATACGGTCGTCATTTCGCACCAGCACGATCCGGAAATCGCGTATGAAACCATAAAAGAAAGTCTTATAGAAGAAATCATCAAACCGGTTCTTGAACCGACGGGGCTGATCGATGCGAAAACGAAATTTTTCATCAATCCGACCGGACGTTTCGTTATCGGCGGACCGTTCGGCGACACCGGACTCACCGGCCGTAAAATTATCGTCGACACGTACGGCGGTATGGGACGGCACGGCGGCGGCTGTTTTTCCGGAAAAGATCCGTCAAAAGTAGACCGGTCGGCGGCGTATATGGCGCGCTACGTTGCAAAAAATATCGTTGCGGCGGGGCTTGCCGAACGTTGTGAAATTCAGCTCGCATACGCGATCGGCGTTCCCTATCCGGTCTCCGTTATGGTCGATACGTTCGGAACGGGCGCCGTTCCCGATCAGATGATTGCCGCCGCGATTCCCGACGTTTTCGACTGTACGCCGGCCGGCATCGTTAAAACGCTCGATTTGAAAAGACCGATATATCGCGAAACGGCGGCGTACGGACACTTCGGCCGCAGCGAGTTCAGCTGGGAAAAAACCGATAAAGCCGACCAGCTCAAAAAAACGGTACGATCGTAA